In Candidatus Poribacteria bacterium, the following are encoded in one genomic region:
- the sucC gene encoding ADP-forming succinate--CoA ligase subunit beta — MNVHEYQAKEVLKRFGVPVPPGGVATTPEEAAAVAQMLNVDAFVVKAQIHAGGRGKGGGVKLAQSVDEVREIAGKMIGMNLVTHQTGPDGKIVQRVLVAPAAVIHSELYLGMTLDRVTSRVTVIASREGGVEIETVAAERPEAILREAVDPAVGLLPFQVNRIAYGLGLDADVRKQFLPLALNLYRAFVDADASLVEINPLAIIDDGKLVALDAKMNFDDSALYRQREVATMRDPSEEDPREVAAHEHDLSYVGLSGNIGCMVNGAGLAMATMDIIKYYGGEPANFLDVGGGATAARVAAAFKLILADENVRVVLVNIFGGIMKCDVIAQGVLDAMREAELRVPLIVRLEGTNVELGRSMLRDSGLNIISADSLDDAAQKAVAALG, encoded by the coding sequence ATGAATGTCCACGAGTATCAGGCGAAGGAAGTCCTGAAGCGGTTCGGCGTGCCGGTTCCCCCAGGCGGCGTGGCGACGACGCCCGAAGAGGCTGCGGCGGTCGCCCAGATGCTCAACGTGGACGCGTTCGTCGTCAAGGCGCAGATCCATGCCGGAGGACGCGGCAAAGGGGGAGGCGTCAAGCTCGCCCAGTCCGTCGATGAAGTGCGAGAGATCGCGGGCAAGATGATCGGCATGAACCTCGTCACGCACCAGACGGGCCCCGATGGCAAGATCGTCCAGAGAGTGTTGGTCGCGCCCGCAGCCGTAATCCACAGCGAGCTCTATCTCGGTATGACGCTCGACCGCGTGACCTCCCGCGTGACGGTCATCGCGAGCCGGGAGGGGGGCGTCGAGATCGAGACGGTCGCGGCAGAGCGCCCGGAGGCGATCCTTCGGGAGGCGGTCGATCCTGCCGTCGGGCTGCTGCCCTTCCAGGTGAACCGCATCGCCTACGGGCTTGGGCTCGATGCGGACGTGCGAAAGCAGTTCCTCCCGCTGGCGCTGAACCTGTACCGAGCATTCGTCGACGCGGATGCGTCGCTGGTCGAGATCAACCCATTAGCGATCATCGACGACGGGAAGCTGGTCGCTCTCGACGCCAAGATGAACTTCGATGACAGCGCCCTGTACCGGCAGCGCGAGGTAGCCACCATGCGCGATCCTTCCGAAGAAGACCCGCGCGAGGTTGCTGCCCACGAGCACGACCTGAGCTACGTCGGCTTGTCCGGCAACATCGGCTGCATGGTAAACGGCGCTGGGCTCGCGATGGCGACGATGGACATCATCAAATACTACGGGGGAGAGCCGGCGAACTTCCTGGACGTCGGCGGCGGCGCGACGGCGGCGCGTGTGGCGGCGGCGTTCAAGCTGATCCTCGCGGACGAGAACGTGCGTGTCGTCCTCGTCAACATCTTTGGCGGGATCATGAAGTGCGACGTCATCGCCCAAGGGGTTCTCGACGCAATGCGCGAGGCGGAGTTGCGGGTTCCGCTGATCGTGCGTCTCGAAGGTACGAACGTCGAGCTCGGACGCTCCATGCTGCGGGATTCCGGACTGAACATCATCTCCGCCGACAGTCTCGACGACGCCGCGCAAAAGGCGGTCGCCGCTCTTGGGTAG
- a CDS encoding NADH:flavin oxidoreductase, which yields MRKYFTYKTLEMLAEDITALGLDIQLDTDLAPCFEPIEVGGRRVGNRLAIHPMEGCDGTRDGKPGDLTIRRWLRFGEGGAKLVWGEATAVTEESRANTRQLLINERNLPSLASLLKQTRAAHRRVHGDDGDFLVGLQLTHSGRYSYRKPLIAAHDPVVDSVTVADKKTGTMVDGSTPLLTDDDLRRVEDDLVNAARLAARAGFDFVDIKQCHRYLLSELLSARRRPGEYGGSFENRTRLARNVIGRLRDELGDRIIVATRLNVYDGIPYRLDPETKEGVARPVPTPYLGGWGTDADDPTRMDLSEPVRYAQELAEMGVAMINVTMGSPYYNPHVGRPFERPPTDAYTTPEHPLLGVARHFAAAEAIHRAAPNVVAIGTGYSWLQHYLLQVAAANLRTDRVSMVGVGRGALAYPDFVRDAMEHGEMSRHRACVAVSYCTALMRGKHNELGQFPAGCVPRDEPYAAIYKDMLATDPKKA from the coding sequence ATGCGGAAGTACTTCACCTACAAAACCCTCGAGATGCTCGCCGAGGACATCACTGCGCTGGGGCTGGATATCCAGCTCGACACGGATCTCGCTCCGTGCTTCGAGCCGATCGAGGTCGGAGGAAGGCGTGTCGGGAACCGGCTCGCCATCCATCCGATGGAGGGCTGCGACGGCACGCGCGACGGCAAACCGGGCGATTTGACCATCCGACGCTGGTTACGATTTGGGGAGGGCGGAGCGAAGCTCGTCTGGGGCGAGGCGACCGCCGTCACGGAAGAGTCGCGCGCCAACACACGCCAGCTTCTCATCAACGAGAGGAACCTGCCCTCGCTGGCGTCGCTGTTGAAGCAGACGCGAGCCGCGCATCGCCGCGTCCACGGCGACGACGGCGACTTCCTGGTCGGGCTCCAGTTGACTCATTCGGGTCGCTACTCCTACCGCAAGCCTCTGATCGCCGCCCACGACCCGGTGGTTGACAGCGTGACCGTCGCCGACAAGAAGACGGGCACGATGGTCGATGGCAGCACGCCGCTGCTGACGGACGACGATCTGCGCCGCGTCGAGGATGACCTCGTGAACGCAGCTCGTCTTGCGGCGCGGGCGGGGTTCGACTTCGTCGACATCAAGCAGTGCCACCGCTACCTGCTATCGGAACTGCTCTCAGCGCGGCGGCGTCCAGGCGAATACGGCGGGAGTTTCGAGAACCGGACGCGGCTGGCGCGAAACGTCATCGGACGCCTACGCGACGAGCTCGGCGACAGGATCATCGTCGCGACGCGGCTGAACGTCTACGACGGCATCCCGTACCGGCTCGACCCGGAGACGAAGGAGGGCGTCGCGCGACCCGTCCCGACTCCCTACCTCGGAGGCTGGGGAACCGATGCGGACGACCCGACCAGGATGGACCTGTCGGAGCCCGTGCGCTACGCACAAGAGCTCGCCGAGATGGGTGTGGCGATGATCAACGTGACGATGGGGAGCCCGTACTACAATCCGCACGTCGGACGCCCGTTCGAGCGCCCGCCCACGGACGCCTACACGACCCCCGAGCATCCTCTACTGGGCGTCGCGCGACACTTCGCCGCTGCTGAGGCGATCCATCGAGCCGCGCCCAACGTCGTCGCCATCGGGACCGGGTATAGCTGGCTCCAGCACTATCTGCTCCAGGTCGCCGCTGCCAACCTGCGAACCGACCGCGTCTCGATGGTCGGCGTGGGGCGTGGCGCGCTCGCGTACCCGGATTTCGTGCGCGATGCGATGGAGCACGGCGAGATGAGCCGACATCGCGCGTGCGTCGCAGTCAGCTACTGCACCGCGTTGATGCGCGGCAAGCACAACGAGCTCGGTCAGTTTCCCGCTGGCTGCGTGCCGCGCGACGAGCCCTATGCCGCAATCTACAAGGACATGCTGGCGACGGACCCCAAGAAGGCGTAG